From Daucus carota subsp. sativus chromosome 6, DH1 v3.0, whole genome shotgun sequence, the proteins below share one genomic window:
- the LOC108193006 gene encoding cell division protein FtsZ homolog 1, chloroplastic, with translation MSVLQLRGPTLMSSSSPSSSIGIGGSYHHHPHNAPFYPSISKLTCPPTTSTSSTRLRRRIACSLSPLDSAKIKVVGVGGGGNNAVNRMIGSGLHGVDFFAINTDAQALFQSAAENPLQIGELLTRGLGTGGNPLLGEQAAEESKEAIANALKGSDLVFITAGMGGGTGSGAAPVVAQISKEAGYLTVGVVTYPFSFEGRKRSLQALEAIEKLQKNVDTLIVIPNDRLLDIADEQTALQDAFLLADDVLRQGVQGISDIITIPGLVNVDFADVKAVMKDSGTAMLGVGVSSSKNRAEEAAEQATLAPLIGSSIQSATGVVYNITGGKDITLQEVNRVSQVVTSLADPSANIIFGAVVDERYNGEIHVTIVATGFAQSFQKTFLTEPRGLKSNERGAGGQESIKTTVPLKTLTPSGTQRSNPRKLFF, from the exons ATGTCTGTGCTTCAGCTCAGAGGCCCAACTCTGAtgtcttcatcttctccatcctCATCAATTGGAATTGGGGGCTCTTATCATCATCATCCCCACAATGCACCATTCTATCCATCCATTTCTAAACTCACCTGCCCACCAACCACTTCCACTTCTTCTACTAGGCTACGACGTCGCATTGCTTGCTCCTTGTCTCCTCTAGACTCTGCCAAGATTAAGGTTGTTGGTGTCGGTGGTGGCGGTAATAATGCCGTTAATCGCATGATTGGCAGTGGCTTACAT GGGGTTGATTTCTTCGCCATAAACACAGATGCTCAGGCACTGTTTCAATCTGCAGCTGAGAACCCTCTTCAAATTGGAGAACTTTTGACCCGTGGACTTG GTACTGGAGGAAATCCACTTTTAGGAGAACAGGCTGCAGAAGAATCAAAGGAAGCCATTGCAAATGCTCTGAAAGGATCAGATCTTGTCTTTATAACAGCAGGCATGGGTGGTGGTACAGGATCTGGTGCAGCTCCAGTAGTCGCTCAGATATCCAAAGAAGCAGGTTATCTAACTGTTGGTGTTGTCACCTATCCATTTAGCTTCGAAGGACGTAAAAGATCCTTGCAG GCACTGGAGGCCATTGAGAAGTTGCAGAAAAATGTCGATACTTTAATAGTAATTCCCAATGACCGTTTATTGGACATTGCTGACGAACAGACTGCCCTTCAGGATGCTTTTCTTCTGGCAGATGATGTCCTACGTCAAGGGGTCCAAGGAATTTCAGACATAATCACG ATACCTGGGCTGGTCAATGTGGATTTTGCTGATGTAAAGGCAGTCATGAAGGACTCTGGAACAGCAATGCTTGGAGTTGGTGTTTCGTCTAGCAAGAATCGTGCTGAAGAAGCAGCTGAACAGGCAACTCTGGCCCCTTTAATTGGGTCATCAATTCAATCTGCTACTGGAGTAGTATATAACATTACGGGAGGGAAGGATATAACTTTGCAAGAAGTGAACCGGGTGTCTCAG GTAGTAACAAGTTTGGCAGATCCTTCTGCCAACATAATATTTGGAGCAGTGGTGGATGAAAGGTACAACGGGGAAATCCATGTTACTATAGTTGCCACAGGTTTTGCACAGTCATTTCAGAAGACCTTTTTAACAGAACCTAGAGGATTAAAGTCAAATGAAAGAGGGGCAGGAGGCCAAGAAAGCATAAAGACAACTGTTCCGCTGAAGACACTAACACCTTCTGGCACTCAAAGATCAAATCCGAGAAAGCTCTTTTTTTAA
- the LOC108224647 gene encoding F-box/kelch-repeat protein SKIP30-like codes for MSELIEGLPDAVALRCLARVPFYLHPKLELVSRSWRAVVHSAELFKTRQEVNSTEEFLCVCAYDPENLWQLYDPLHDLWITLPVLESQVRHLAYFGAVSTAGKLFVLGGGSDAVDPLTGDHDGSFATDAVWSYDPVTRHWAMCASMLVPRVMFACCVLDGKIVVAGGFTSCRKSISQAEIYDPEKNVWTSIPDLQRAHNTACTGVVIGGKMHVLHKGLSTVQIYDKEAQRWIVYDCSWLQGAMAVVKGEVYVMSHGLIQKQVGEERKVVVSASEFRRRIGCAMIGLGDDIYIIGGVIGPERWNWDIKKVSDVDVLSLGSERPVWRQVTPMTRCRGTVFGCTQLRI; via the coding sequence ATGTCTGAACTGATTGAAGGCCTCCCTGATGCTGTTGCTCTAAGGTGCCTAGCACGTGTCCCCTTTTACCTTCACCCTAAGTTAGAACTGGTGTCTCGTTCTTGGCGAGCTGTCGTTCACAGTGCTGAGTTATTCAAAACCAGGCAAGAAGTTAACTCCACGGAGGAATTCTTGTGCGTCTGTGCCtatgatccagagaatctgtgGCAGCTTTACGATCCCCTCCATGACCTTTGGATCACCCTCCCTGTCCTTGAATCACAAGTTAGGCATCTTGCATACTTTGGTGCAGTCTCCACTGCTGGAAAATTATTTGTACTAGGCGGTGGCAGTGATGCAGTTGATCCTTTAACTGGTGACCATGATGGAAGCTTCGCTACGGATGCTGTCTGGTCATATGATCCTGTTACCAGGCATTGGGCTATGTGTGCATCCATGCTAGTGCCTCGTGTAATGTTTGCATGCTGCGTACTAGATGGTAAGATAGTTGTGGCTGGTGGTTTCACTAGCTGCAGAAAATCCATCTCGCAAGCTGAAATTTATGATCCTGAAAAGAATGTCTGGACATCAATACCTGACCTTCAGCGCGCACACAATACTGCTTGCACGGGAGTAGTTATAGGGGGCAAGATGCACGTCTTGCACAAGGGGTTGTCAACAGTGCAGATATATGATAAGGAAGCACAGCGTTGGATAGTTTATGACTGTTCATGGCTCCAGGGTGCAATGGCAGTAGTTAAAGGTGAGGTGTATGTGATGAGTCATGGTTTGATACAGAAGCAGGTGGGAGAAGAGAGGAAGGTGGTAGTTTCTGCATCTGAGTTCCGTAGGAGAATTGGCTGTGCAATGATAGGTTTAGGAGATGATATATACATCATTGGAGGAGTCATTGGACCAGAACGATGGAACTGGGATATCAAGAAGGTGTCTGATGTAGATGTCCTGTCACTTGGGTCTGAGAGGCCTGTTTGGCGGCAAGTCACTCCAATGACCCGATGCAGGGGAACTGTATTTGGCTGTACACAGCTGAGAATATAG
- the LOC108225318 gene encoding V-type proton ATPase subunit e1 — protein MGFLVTTLIFVVIGVIACLCTRICCNRGPSTNLFHLTLVITATVCCWMMWAIVYLAQMNPLIVPILSEGE, from the exons ATGGGTTTTCTGGTAACAACACTCATATTTGTTGTCATCGGAGTCATTGCGTGTCTCTGTACCCGAATCTGCTGCAACAGAGGCCCTTCTACTAACTT GTTTCATTTAACACTGGTCATCACGGCAACAGTGTGCTGTTGGATGAT GTGGGCAATTGTGTATCTTGCGCAGATGAATCCACTTATAGTCCCAATTTTGAGCGAAGGAGAATGA